The following are from one region of the Quercus robur chromosome 1, dhQueRobu3.1, whole genome shotgun sequence genome:
- the LOC126728210 gene encoding uncharacterized protein LOC126728210 has translation MATALANRAASDRSQSLLKLSFNFLRSFSTASANNPTTTASSSSSASKKPKRKKKKNLFEVAQFLPNWGLGYHMAKTHWTGVSYQITKINLYKDGKHGKAWGIVHKEGMAAADAPKKISGVHKRCWRYIPNLTKSTESAPNLTKSPETVPKTEAQVS, from the exons ATGGCGACAGCTCTGGCAAACAGAGCTGCGAGCGATCGAAGCCAAAGCCTCTTGAAGCTCTCTTTCAACTTCCTCAGAAGCTTCAGTACTGCTTCAGCGAATAACCCTACTACTACtgcttcatcttcttcctcggcctccaaaaaacccaaacgaaaaaagaagaagaacctgTTCGAGGTGGCTCAGTTTTTGCCCAATTGGGGACTCGGATACCACATGGCCAAGACTCACTGGACTGGCGTCTCTTACCAGATCACCAAGATCAATCTCTacaag GATGGTAAGCATGGCAAGGCGTGGGGAATTGTTCATAAGGAAG GCATGGCAGCGGCAGATGCACCAAAGAAAATAAGTGGAGTTCACAAGCGTTGTTGGAGGTACAttccaaacttaacaaaatcaACAGAAAGTGCTCCCAACTTGACTAAATCTCCAGAAACTGTCCCAAAAACGGAGGCTCAAGTGTCTTGA